The genomic segment TCCAACCGGAACTGCAATCTCACCGAATAAAAAGCCGAGTCTAAACAGCGATATTATTAATAAAGACCAGCTTCAAACGCTCAATGCCGGTTCGGTAACTAACATTGCCTTGAAGGAAAATAAGAAATATTATGAAATACCGGAGCTGCTTTTGACTAACAATGCGGATCTTGTGATTTTCACAAAAACGGAGAAATCAGGATGGCACTTAGACAAAGGCGAGAAACTGTCCATCCGGTTCACACTAGATTTGAAAACCAGCAAATATTCGGATCCAGCAGGAGAATGGATGGAGATCGGCTTTATTAAAAACGGTGAGTTAATCACTAGCTTTGCTAAAAAGGAAAAGGAGTTTTCCTACACCATTACGGCAGATGAGATAGGAGAATATTATTTCTACGCTGAGAATATGTCTGCCGGAAAAATCATAATCTCATCTGGAATTATTAAATAAATCTTTTAGAAAATAAAATAAAAAGACAGTTAAGAATCGATCATCTTAACTGTCTTTTTATCCGAGGGGATTTGACCCCCTCTCCGAAAGTAACGCAAAATAAGCTTCTAAATGGCCCTGTTCGCTACAATATCGTCTATTTCACACTTCAGCAGCAGATATCTATGGGCACTTCTCATGATCGGGACTTTTGTTAATTTATATTTATCCACGAAAATCTTCATTTGGTCTTTGGAGAGGCCAAGTAATCCTCCTGCCTCCGTAACGGTTAATACAACTATATTGCTCGTCGCATTAAACGTCTTTTTTACTTTTAGATTCCAGTCTTCAAAAACGTTCATATTGGGTTTCCTCTCTCGTTCCTAATCGATCGGATACTTCATTATATCATGACTTTAGACAGATTCAGATTCTATTCTAAAAAACCTTTTCAAACACAAAAGCATTTCGGGACTCCCAGATTCGCGTGCCATCTTGTTAACGACCAGTATAATTTGTCCTTGACGTTGTAATTCGAACGCCAATTTGCGAAAAAAAAGCTCCTCCTTGTGGGTTAAACAGTTCGTTAGAAACAACAAATACAAGCAAATCGGACCTCGAAATCTGGTCCTGGGTTACCTCATCATGATCGTTACGCCCTGCATAAATTCCGGGTGTATCAATAAGCAGCACCTCGTCCCACAAGTACCGTTCTGTACGATCCGGCATGTTCAAACTGATCATGGACTATGTCGGGATTTAGCCGAATGCACGGACGGCGCAGACTATTCGATGCGCGAGACTCGCAAGCAAGCTTACGAGCCTCGGCTGACGCAATTGTCCACCCCGACCAAGGACGGCTTCACCACCTTCTACAACGATGATATGATCCGCGTCATGATCAGCGATCTGCCGGTGGAAGCCGCCTGGCAAGGCATTATCGACGGCTATAAAGAAAAAGGCCTCGATCGGATGATCGAGGAAGTGAATGCAGAAGCCCGCGAGCTCGGCATTGAATAGCTATTTGGCGTACCGGTGGCTGCCGATCGTGGCGATCGTGGTGAGATCGGACCAGAACGAGCCTTTGGTTACCCGCGGGTTTAAAGGGGCTGTCTCATAAGTAAAAAGAGTCGTACGATAGGATGATCGATAGAGAATGTTGTCGTGCATGTATCTCCTTACGATGCTATACGATCCCGACATGGGAATGGGTAAACCCGTTAATAGGTGATTCAGGACCGTATGAGGCAGTCTCCAGGGGATACATGCACTTTTTCTTGATCGATCATCTTGTGCGACCTTACTTATAAGACAGCCCCTTTCTTGCACTTACTATCTTTGCTGCTCCGTCTCCCTGATTAGAAGCTCGTCTCCTCCTAACGCCGAGACAAGTCGCCCTTCTGCGTCGGCAGCAAACAACACCGTTCGCTCGCTTTCTAACAGGAACGCATACCCTTGGCCGGTTTTGGCATCCCTGATTTCGATCTCGGCATCGCGGCCATACTCGGATACGAACAGGTACAGCGCGCCATCGCCGAAAGCGACTTTGGATCCGAACACTCCGTGAAGCTCCCCGCCTCGAATCCATTCCATTGGCGTTAGATACCCCGCGACAGACAAGGCATGCCGGTACACCGCGGCGATAACCTCCGATCTTTCGTTCAATTCGATCGGCAGCGGGCACCGGATAAATGTCCCTTTGCCAAGCTTTGTCCGGTGCAGAGAAGCTGGCTCCGTTGTACGCCCGGACGCATTCGAGCCGTCTCTCCCACTTGGCAATTCCTTATTCACTTCGGAAATGCGGTTCGCTCCGTAAGAGACCGGCAGCACGCGGCCGTCAAC from the Cohnella hashimotonis genome contains:
- a CDS encoding DNA-binding protein, whose protein sequence is MNVFEDWNLKVKKTFNATSNIVVLTVTEAGGLLGLSKDQMKIFVDKYKLTKVPIMRSAHRYLLLKCEIDDIVANRAI